TTTCAGATTTCCTGCCATGTTATCCATGGAATTTAATAATTGACCTGTCTCATCACTGCTGTCCGCAACAATTTTTACAGAAAGATTACCTTCTGCAATAGAGTTTACTATTCCTACAGCCTTGATTATCTGGTTTGTCTTATCATTCACAATAACCAATACGAGACCCATGAATACTACCATACCGCCGATTCCGGCGAATATTAACAACATCCTCCAAAAATTTTGCCCCGTAATTTCCTGTGCCTTTTTATGACTTACTTCTGTTACCGCAGTAGAAACGGTGAGTACTTCATTAATAGTGTCTGTAGAGCGATTAAACCACTCCTGTCCATCAATAGTATATTTACCGGTTTCTCCTGCAGCATAAACTTCACGGCGTGTTTCATCAAAATGACTAAGGGCCTTTTCCATAGAAGTGACTGCTTCCATTATCTTTGAGTCTAAATCTTTGTGTCCTTTCATGGCCAGAATATCAGAAATATTTAACTCTACTATTGAACGGAATGCTTTAAGTTTGTCCATTGCTGATGGCTGGATAGGTTTTCCAGAAGATATTGCCATAGCAAGGGCGGCCCGTTCCTTTCCCATATATTCAGAGATCAACCAGATTGCATGCTTTAATATCAGGTTATTCTGGGTTATCTGTTCTAATGGCATAGAAGACATAAATGCTGTCTGACGAAGTCTTGCAGAAGTCTCAATAAGGTCTGTCACCGTCTTGATCCAAACGGGCGATTCAATAAATCTTTCATTGGAAATTAAACTTGAGTCTACTTTTTTTCGGGCTTCGATCAGGTTCTTCAATGCATCGTTAGTTTGTTCTAATGTCGTGGCAAATGACGATTGCGGCTCGTCCTCTATTATTCCTTTTGCGATGGCCAATGCTTTATTGAGCTGGTTGTCACCATCTGTCCGGAATTTGTTTATTTTGCTTATTGTGTCGGAACCGGCAGCTCCACTGCTGCTAAGAGCAGTTGTTGTTAAAGCCCGCTCACGGGCCTCCTGGGCTGCTGCCGTAATAATGATGTCAGCCATTTCATTTAAGTTAGACAGCCTCAATGCAGTGGCACGTTCCTTATAAGCATTCCATCCTGATAATCCTGCCAACAATATGCATAGCAATGATAATAAAAGAACTACCCCGTTTATTAGTTTTTTTATACTGACATTTCTAAATAATACTTTAAAGAATCCCATTTTGTCTCCTTTCAAAAATAGATGGAGATATAACGGTAAATTAAATCCATAACTTAAGAAAACTGTCCTTAAAATCCATTCCGGATTGTATCACTTGACACACCATAATTCAGAATGTTAATTTACTAACCGGTATGAAGAAGTTAGGTATCATGTTATCTACTGACCCGGCAAACAGAAATCTTGAGATAGTGATTGGGATTTCAAGGGCGGCCATTAAAAAAGATATAGGGGTTTATCTCTATCTGATTGATGAAGGCGTAAGCTGTATAAATGACAGCCGCCTGACTGAGCTCTCAAAAGAAGGACTCAAACTGTTTGTATGCGCTTATGGTGCACAGAAAAAAGGTATCTCCCCATCCGACATAGCCAACTTTGGGGGGCTTGCCGTGCTTGCTGAATTGATAAACGCATGTGATAAATTCATTTCCTTTGGATAGGAGTAGTAATGGCTGTTAAGCTTGTAATGCTCATAAGGAGTAATCCTGACATTAGCCCCAGACCTGCTGAGGCCATAAGGATAGCGGCCGGACTGGGCATCGGGAAAAATCCTCTGAAGATTATTCTATCCGGTGAATCTCCACGTATTCTATCACCTGATGAAGATGACCTTAAAGATATAGACATTATTGAAAAATTCCTCCCTATGATAGAGGAGTGGAAAATTCCGGTATTTGTTGATAAAATGTCGCTGAATAATATTAACCTGACTAAATGCCCCTATAAATATCGTACAGCAGACAGCGAAGAGATTTCAGAGATTATAGCAGGCGGGCATTATGTGATGGTCTTTTGATTCACATGAAACCAATTCTCCACATAATAAATAACCCTGATGATGCACAGGCTATAGACACCGTTAGGATACAGGGGAAGGATAATGCTTATGGCGTTGCGGCTGTATTTACCGGAGGAGTACCTTCAGTGCTTCCTCCTATGCCTGATGTGAGAGTTTGTGTGTTACGGGAAGAGGAGTCTTTGAATGAAACACAAATGAGCGAGACGCTCACCAAAGGACATGAAAATCAGCGGGACAAGAATGTCCCGCCTATCCTAAATATTGGCATGGATAGGCGGGGTTTTCTTACCCCGCCGGAGAGATTGTCGGGTGAACCTATAAATATGGGAGTTGAAACTATCGGGTATGAAGATTTAATAAACCTGATTTTCAGCGTTGAGACGATTTCAGTTTGGTAAGACTGGAGGTTATTGCTTATGAAATCAGAAGAAGTTCAAAAAGTATATAATAACTATGCAAGCATTTATGATGTCCTATTCGGTATAATATCTGAAGAAGGCAGGATGTCTGCTATTAAACAGCTTCAATTAAATCCAGGCGATAAAGTGCTTGAGGTTGGGGTTGGGACAGGACTTTCCCTGCCATTATACCCGACACATTGTCATGTTACAGGCATAGACCTTTCTGAAAATATGCTGACCCGTGCCAAGAAAAGGATTCATAGAAAAGGACTTTCACACATTACCATTGAGCGTATGGATGCTACCAGTATGACATTCTCTGAAAATTCTTTTGATTCAGTTTATGCAGCATATCTTATATCTGTTGTCCCTGACCCTTATGGTGTACTATCTGAGATAAAACGTGTCTGCAGAAAAGGTGGAACAATAGTGGTTGTAAATCACTTTAAGAGCAGTAATAAACTAATATCTTCCATTGAGACTTCAATATCTCCCTTTTGCAGTAAGCACCTTGGATTCAGAACAGATTTGTGCATATCATTTATGCTGAATGACCCTGACATGAAACTTCTGGAAAGAAGGCGGCTTTCCCCCATCAGCCTATGGGAGATCGCTGTATTTCGTAATTTAAAAGGAAGTAAGTGGATATAAAACACAAAATAACCACAGAGGCACTGAGACACAGAGTTATTTAAATTATAATCCTAAAAAATATTTTTTCTGTGTCGATGTGTTTCATTATTATATTCGGAGTCTTATCATGCCACGCAACAACCTCTTTGATGACTTAGATAATATTCACTGGGAGATGGAGAGGCTTTTCCATAGTCTCTTCAACCCTAAGCACCCGTTTCACCTCTTAGCAGACAGAAGATGGAGACCGCTTACAGATATGTATGAGGTTGATGATGAACTCATGATTAAGGTTGAAATTCCGGGTGTTCACAAGGATGATATATCAATTACATTAGAAGACAGGCTCTTGGTTATCAGGGGTACAAGAAACATCCCTGAGCAAAAGTGCAGCATTGTGTATCATCAGATGGAGATTAATTATGGTGAGTTTGAGCGGGTACTGATGCTTCCTGCGGGATATGATACTGAAAAGATCAAGGCTGAACTCAAGGATAAAGAAGGATTTTTATATATTACAATAAACAAAATAGATGAAGGTACATAACTCCTCTATCCCCCTTTACTAAAGGGGGGAATAACTGGTAAGGAATATTAGACATTGTTCAAGCCTAAACCAAAAGAAAACCCTGAAAGCAATAACAATTCTTTAATAGTAAAAGGTGACATCCCTGAGACGCTCCCTGTAATCCCGTTAAAAGACACTGTAATATATCCATTTACTGTGCTCCCGCTTTTTGTTACTGATGAACGGGCTATAAAGGCAGTTGAAAATGCGATGTCTTCTCAACGCATAATTGCAGGTGTAGCTGTCAGAAACAAAGATACAGAAGATGTTTCAACTGAAGACTTCTACAGCATTGGGACTGCGGCAGTTATCCATAAGATGCTCAGGATGCCGGACAGGGGTATGGCAATTGTTGTTCAGGGTCTCGTCAAGATTGAGGTTAAGGAATTCTTATCACAGGACCCTTTCTTTAATGCATCAGTTGATGTGATTATTGAAGAACCTGCAAGGAATACACGGGTAGAGGCCCTGATGAGGACTGCAATCGCCCTTACTCAGAAGATGATCTCCCTTGCCCCGTATCTGCCTGAAGAGATCAATATTACTGCAATAAATCTTGATGACCCTTTAAAACTATCTTATCTTATATCAACAATAGTCAGGATGAAGTTGGAAGAACGGCAGGAGATACTTGAATTAGAGAGTGTTGAAGACAAATTAAACAGGGTTAACGCGATCCTCACCCGAGAAGTTGATTTACTCGAATTGGGGGGGAAGATACAGTCACAGGTTCAAAGTGAGATGTCAAAGGCGCAACGTGATTATTATCTGCGGGAACAGCTAAAGGCCATCAAACAGGAGCTTGGTGAGACTGATGAGAAGACTCAGGAATCAAATGAGTTAAGGGACAGACTAAAAGATGCAAACCTGCCTGAAGAGGTGATGAAAGAGGCAGAAAGGGAATTAGGCCGCCTTGAAAAGCTCCCCTCTGCTTCACCTGAATATAATGTGATCAGGACTTACCTTGATTATATTATCGAGATACCGTGGAATAAGAGCACTGAAGACAATCTTGACCTCATCAGGGCACAGAAGATTTTAGATGAAGATCATTATGATCTGGAAAAGATTAAGGACCGTATAGTTGAGTACCTTGCAGTAAGAAGGCTAAAGAAGGACATGAAAGGCCCTATCCTTTGCTTTGTAGGACCTCCGGGAGTCGGCAAGACATCTCTTGGACAGTCTAT
The Nitrospirota bacterium DNA segment above includes these coding regions:
- a CDS encoding methyl-accepting chemotaxis protein, with translation MGFFKVLFRNVSIKKLINGVVLLLSLLCILLAGLSGWNAYKERATALRLSNLNEMADIIITAAAQEARERALTTTALSSSGAAGSDTISKINKFRTDGDNQLNKALAIAKGIIEDEPQSSFATTLEQTNDALKNLIEARKKVDSSLISNERFIESPVWIKTVTDLIETSARLRQTAFMSSMPLEQITQNNLILKHAIWLISEYMGKERAALAMAISSGKPIQPSAMDKLKAFRSIVELNISDILAMKGHKDLDSKIMEAVTSMEKALSHFDETRREVYAAGETGKYTIDGQEWFNRSTDTINEVLTVSTAVTEVSHKKAQEITGQNFWRMLLIFAGIGGMVVFMGLVLVIVNDKTNQIIKAVGIVNSIAEGNLSVKIVADSSDETGQLLNSMDNMAGNLKKLIADMKSTSDNMASASQQLSANSEQMSKGVISQSDRSTQIASAAQEMSQTVVEIAKNASSIAASASETTRLAKEGEQIIDKSVSEVKNIAETVNESSQIMVSLGERSKQIGDIIRVISEIADQTNLLALNAAIEAARAGEQGKGFAVVADEVKKLAERTAKSTSEIGSMIGAIQDEVGKSVTSMDEVSKMVGSGVEFSTLTGDALHKIVSSVNELQMMVQQIASATEEMSATSEQISSDILAVANVSKETSTGSGQIAAASSEVAVLAAKLLEMGGQFKV
- a CDS encoding DsrE family protein, with amino-acid sequence MKKLGIMLSTDPANRNLEIVIGISRAAIKKDIGVYLYLIDEGVSCINDSRLTELSKEGLKLFVCAYGAQKKGISPSDIANFGGLAVLAELINACDKFISFG
- a CDS encoding methyltransferase domain-containing protein; this encodes MKSEEVQKVYNNYASIYDVLFGIISEEGRMSAIKQLQLNPGDKVLEVGVGTGLSLPLYPTHCHVTGIDLSENMLTRAKKRIHRKGLSHITIERMDATSMTFSENSFDSVYAAYLISVVPDPYGVLSEIKRVCRKGGTIVVVNHFKSSNKLISSIETSISPFCSKHLGFRTDLCISFMLNDPDMKLLERRRLSPISLWEIAVFRNLKGSKWI
- a CDS encoding Hsp20/alpha crystallin family protein; the protein is MPRNNLFDDLDNIHWEMERLFHSLFNPKHPFHLLADRRWRPLTDMYEVDDELMIKVEIPGVHKDDISITLEDRLLVIRGTRNIPEQKCSIVYHQMEINYGEFERVLMLPAGYDTEKIKAELKDKEGFLYITINKIDEGT